Proteins from a single region of Spirochaetota bacterium:
- a CDS encoding WG repeat-containing protein: MKVTREIKVTSIVLFMILFLYLTLQPMLGQEKEDVQWIAEPQFDEAWNFHEGVALVKYGVAYGYIDEKGKWIAKPQFDNAEGFYEGLARVQQGGKWGYIDRKGKWIAKPQFDDASIFFENMAAVQQGGKWGFIDKKGKWLIKPQFDYAEDFSEGLACVKQDGKYGYIDRDGKWIAVPQFDDAWNFHEGVARVQQGGKWGYIKNPLRAGEIEKSFEAAGMLIGTVESIEGKTVIVALKDINKQVNLGQKLCLYSGENMIIMRANFPMMTVIQCNVVSGSIKDIKAGIKVYAYREEKK; the protein is encoded by the coding sequence ATGAAAGTAACAAGAGAAATTAAAGTAACAAGTATTGTGTTATTTATGATTCTATTTCTATATTTAACCCTGCAACCGATGCTTGGGCAAGAAAAAGAAGATGTACAATGGATAGCTGAGCCACAATTTGATGAGGCGTGGAATTTCCACGAGGGAGTGGCACTTGTAAAGTATGGCGTTGCATATGGCTATATAGACGAGAAAGGCAAGTGGATAGCCAAGCCGCAGTTTGATAATGCGGAGGGTTTCTACGAAGGATTGGCTCGTGTTCAACAAGGAGGCAAATGGGGCTATATAGACAGGAAAGGCAAGTGGATAGCCAAGCCGCAGTTTGATGATGCGTCGATTTTTTTTGAAAATATGGCTGCTGTGCAACAAGGAGGCAAATGGGGATTTATAGACAAAAAAGGCAAATGGCTAATCAAGCCACAGTTTGATTATGCGGAGGATTTCAGTGAAGGATTGGCTTGTGTGAAACAAGATGGCAAATATGGCTATATAGACAGGGACGGCAAGTGGATAGCCGTGCCGCAGTTTGATGATGCGTGGAATTTCCATGAAGGAGTGGCTCGTGTGCAACAGGGAGGCAAATGGGGTTATATTAAGAATCCATTACGTGCAGGTGAAATCGAAAAAAGCTTTGAAGCTGCAGGAATGCTGATAGGGACAGTGGAGTCCATAGAAGGTAAAACAGTCATTGTAGCATTGAAGGATATAAATAAACAGGTGAATTTGGGCCAGAAGCTGTGTTTGTATTCAGGCGAAAATATGATCATTATGCGTGCAAACTTTCCCATGATGACAGTTATACAATGCAATGTAGTGAGTGGTTCCATTAAGGATATAAAAGCTGGGATAAAGGTGTATGCTTATAGGGAAGAGAAGAAGTAA
- a CDS encoding DNA recombination protein RmuC: MEYLLIAIFVALVLLIILVIILLLKGQPSDVASQINAALANQLLTLQSAINTELHSARQEIAASKDTIAQHTLKTIETIKEIGQTIHSITRQQEEAQKLGQSLKDLLQAPKLRGNYGEAILEEMLERVLPKGIWEAQYAIDGKEKVDAVVKIKDMIVPIDAKFPRDNYQKYLEASGEQEKRNYWNAYVNDIKKQIKSIKEKYIKPEKGTAEFALMFIPSEAIYYETIAEKNYLGMPSDLYQFAQDNKVIPVSPNTFYAFLQLVVVGSRNLEIIRSVKKIQTGLLELERAFELFYTKYEEIGRSIEKAAESYRVGDSHIKKYRTKLENTLKLEELSSTDVPILKD; encoded by the coding sequence ATGGAATATCTTTTAATAGCAATATTTGTTGCGCTTGTTTTATTAATCATTCTTGTCATTATTCTTCTGTTAAAAGGGCAGCCGTCTGATGTTGCATCGCAAATAAACGCTGCGCTTGCAAATCAGTTGTTAACATTGCAGTCTGCTATTAATACTGAGTTGCATTCTGCTCGTCAGGAAATAGCTGCTTCAAAAGATACTATCGCACAGCATACATTAAAGACAATTGAGACCATAAAAGAAATTGGGCAAACAATCCATTCAATTACGCGTCAGCAAGAAGAGGCCCAAAAGTTAGGGCAGTCGTTAAAAGATCTGTTGCAGGCACCAAAGCTGCGTGGCAATTATGGCGAGGCCATTCTGGAAGAAATGCTTGAACGGGTGTTACCAAAAGGTATATGGGAAGCGCAGTATGCTATTGATGGCAAAGAAAAAGTTGATGCAGTGGTAAAGATAAAAGATATGATTGTGCCTATTGATGCAAAGTTCCCCCGTGATAATTATCAAAAATATCTGGAAGCATCTGGTGAACAGGAAAAACGGAATTACTGGAATGCCTATGTGAATGACATCAAGAAGCAAATAAAAAGCATAAAAGAAAAATATATTAAACCAGAGAAGGGGACGGCGGAGTTTGCTTTGATGTTTATACCATCAGAGGCTATCTATTATGAAACTATCGCCGAAAAAAATTATTTAGGGATGCCTTCTGATTTATACCAGTTTGCTCAGGATAATAAGGTTATACCGGTAAGCCCCAACACATTTTATGCATTTTTGCAACTGGTTGTGGTGGGTTCGCGCAATTTAGAGATAATTAGAAGCGTAAAAAAAATTCAAACGGGATTATTGGAACTGGAACGTGCGTTTGAATTGTTTTATACAAAATATGAGGAGATAGGCAGAAGCATTGAAAAAGCTGCCGAAAGCTACAGGGTGGGCGATAGTCATATAAAAAAATATAGAACAAAACTTGAAAACACTCTGAAACTGGAAGAACTTTCATCAACCGACGTTCCTATTCTTAAAGACTGA
- the recC gene encoding exodeoxyribonuclease V subunit gamma produces the protein MIHLHTSNNLEYLSQILGEHLFRGKKDILSQHTVIVQSLGMQRWISLKIAEQFGVFTNCRFPFPENFAQEIYRAVIPDYELSPLYTNKALVWLLFSILPQCINEKPFEQVKNYLMVDGTVSQMRLYQLAHRLAKLYDEYVVYFYKDILQWEKNPTTQWQVLLWHYIKNTIADSKMCHKAQILEYALKALLDSKNTQALKEKLPGEVFLFGITVLPEYYITLFNAISSIVDVHIFQLNPSKEYWFDVRTEKTILRIKQKIKSKRISIDDLHLETGNPLLALLGKVGQEYIGMLLDYNVKENINDESNYTVPPNNTLLANIQNDIYNCIARGKGEHKKLEVKPDDRSITIHSCHSPLREVEVLRDYIIDILSTSSVLPNDIVVMAPDIDVYAPFIKAVFDEEVMKKEGLPVLPFCIADQSFKNTSRFISAFSDLHTVLAGRLEADKVCGLLDYDEIAIKFGIGKEGVMAFCQWVEKLNVKWGKDATHRAQYTNTQSNAFTWQYAIERLLMGYAIPQATGLVDDIIPFDSVEGLQSEVLGCCINFLNTLFYFFDEAQKPKSLERWLDYCDNCIHTMLDIENHSRDYETIQELFSSLRAIVPDINRNEDIEFLVIKSWIDDFLDEQRVSSNFLSKGITFCQLLPMRSIPFKVVCLLGMNDGQFPRMDENISFDIMRNEKYKDSLPRCIRSKRNDDRYLFLESIISAKEYLFISYQGQSPIDLSVKEPSIVVNELLEYIEQGYYIQGEKGNKIKDFLITKHHLHHFHPEYFNTHSKYFSYSKMWLDESKTLCGQKQNYQPLIVKSLQSNIQNTAITMDELITFFYNPSRYFIKKVLGINFNDTVIELDSDELLGVTDGLDEYRLNNELVTWCLDGKDIQQFAIFKKKEGSVPDAILGDVIIKKAHDEVSYFVDTVKRYCTGKMSSDELQYHYNNRITLTGKPDLYEGKQVFCRYSALKPKDRLKAFLWHIFVCVTLEPGITTYVITKDRKDPVLYINIKAEKAKEFLDACIDLFIEGNRRIIPFFPNLSQEFYKSKQSTRSSDEYIEYNLESLFYGRVDETYNQSEYSDPYVKRALYKVNIFNDEALYTEFKDISTKIFSMIDECEVKNDKDE, from the coding sequence ATGATTCATCTTCATACCAGCAACAATCTTGAATATTTATCACAAATATTGGGTGAGCATCTTTTTCGTGGGAAAAAAGATATTCTATCACAACATACCGTTATTGTACAAAGTTTGGGGATGCAGCGGTGGATTTCGCTGAAAATTGCTGAGCAGTTTGGTGTGTTTACAAACTGCCGCTTCCCTTTTCCTGAAAACTTTGCCCAGGAAATTTACAGGGCAGTGATTCCTGACTATGAACTATCGCCACTATATACTAATAAAGCACTGGTATGGCTTCTTTTTTCAATTCTGCCGCAATGTATAAATGAAAAACCATTTGAGCAGGTTAAAAATTACCTTATGGTTGATGGTACTGTAAGCCAGATGCGATTATACCAGCTGGCTCACAGGCTTGCAAAACTGTACGATGAGTATGTAGTGTATTTTTATAAGGATATATTGCAATGGGAAAAAAATCCAACAACTCAATGGCAGGTGCTCCTATGGCATTATATAAAGAACACAATTGCAGATTCAAAAATGTGCCATAAAGCACAGATACTTGAATATGCTCTGAAAGCGTTGCTGGATAGTAAAAATACACAGGCGTTGAAGGAAAAGCTGCCCGGGGAAGTTTTTTTGTTTGGTATCACTGTGCTGCCTGAATATTACATTACACTATTTAACGCAATAAGCAGCATAGTGGATGTACATATTTTTCAGCTTAATCCATCAAAAGAATACTGGTTCGATGTGCGCACCGAAAAAACTATCCTGCGTATAAAACAAAAGATAAAATCAAAACGTATTTCAATTGATGACCTGCATCTTGAAACAGGTAATCCACTGCTGGCTTTGCTTGGCAAAGTGGGACAGGAATATATTGGGATGCTGCTGGATTACAACGTTAAGGAAAATATTAATGATGAAAGTAACTATACGGTACCACCAAATAATACACTCCTTGCAAATATTCAAAATGATATTTACAATTGCATTGCACGGGGGAAAGGGGAACACAAAAAGCTTGAAGTAAAACCTGACGATAGGTCAATCACCATTCATTCATGCCATTCACCATTGCGTGAGGTTGAAGTATTGCGGGATTACATTATTGATATTCTCAGTACGTCATCAGTTCTTCCCAATGACATAGTAGTAATGGCACCTGATATAGATGTATATGCGCCCTTCATTAAAGCAGTTTTTGATGAAGAGGTTATGAAAAAGGAAGGGTTGCCTGTATTGCCATTTTGCATTGCAGACCAGTCATTTAAAAATACCAGCCGTTTTATATCTGCATTTTCTGATTTGCATACAGTTTTAGCTGGCAGGCTTGAAGCAGATAAGGTTTGCGGACTACTTGATTATGACGAAATTGCAATCAAGTTTGGAATTGGAAAAGAAGGAGTGATGGCTTTTTGCCAATGGGTGGAAAAACTTAATGTAAAATGGGGTAAGGATGCTACACACCGCGCACAGTATACCAACACGCAAAGCAATGCGTTTACCTGGCAGTATGCTATTGAGCGGTTGCTTATGGGTTATGCCATCCCACAGGCAACAGGCCTGGTTGATGATATAATTCCATTTGACAGTGTTGAAGGTTTGCAGTCTGAAGTTTTGGGTTGCTGTATAAATTTTTTAAACACGCTTTTCTATTTTTTTGATGAAGCTCAGAAACCTAAAAGTTTGGAACGATGGCTGGATTATTGCGACAATTGTATTCACACCATGCTTGATATAGAGAATCATTCACGGGATTATGAAACTATACAGGAATTATTTTCATCATTACGGGCGATAGTTCCTGACATCAATCGCAATGAAGATATTGAGTTTTTGGTTATAAAAAGCTGGATTGACGATTTCCTTGATGAGCAAAGGGTAAGTAGCAATTTTTTAAGCAAAGGAATTACCTTTTGCCAGCTTTTGCCAATGCGAAGCATTCCGTTCAAGGTTGTGTGCCTTCTTGGTATGAATGATGGTCAGTTCCCTCGAATGGACGAAAATATCAGCTTTGATATAATGCGCAATGAAAAATATAAAGACAGCTTGCCACGGTGTATTCGCTCAAAACGAAATGATGATCGCTATTTGTTTTTAGAAAGTATTATTTCGGCAAAAGAGTATCTTTTTATAAGCTATCAGGGACAAAGCCCTATTGATTTAAGCGTAAAAGAGCCATCGATAGTTGTCAATGAATTGCTGGAATATATTGAGCAGGGTTATTACATACAGGGTGAAAAAGGTAATAAAATCAAAGATTTCCTTATTACTAAGCATCATTTACATCATTTCCATCCTGAATATTTTAATACTCACAGCAAATATTTTTCATATTCAAAAATGTGGCTGGATGAAAGTAAGACGCTGTGTGGTCAAAAGCAGAATTACCAACCGCTGATTGTAAAATCACTGCAATCAAATATACAAAATACAGCAATAACTATGGATGAACTTATTACCTTTTTTTATAATCCATCGCGCTATTTCATTAAAAAGGTTTTGGGTATCAATTTTAATGATACTGTCATAGAATTAGATAGCGATGAACTGTTAGGTGTTACAGACGGATTGGATGAATATAGATTAAACAATGAGTTAGTTACATGGTGCCTTGATGGCAAGGATATACAGCAGTTTGCTATCTTTAAAAAGAAGGAAGGCAGCGTCCCTGATGCCATTTTAGGTGATGTTATTATTAAAAAAGCACATGATGAAGTAAGTTATTTTGTAGATACGGTGAAGCGGTATTGCACAGGGAAAATGTCAAGCGATGAATTACAATATCATTACAATAATAGAATAACGCTGACAGGAAAACCTGATCTGTATGAAGGAAAACAGGTCTTTTGTCGTTATAGTGCTCTAAAGCCCAAAGACAGATTAAAGGCATTCCTGTGGCATATATTTGTATGTGTTACTCTGGAGCCTGGTATTACAACGTATGTTATAACAAAGGATAGAAAAGATCCTGTGCTATATATCAACATCAAGGCTGAAAAAGCAAAAGAGTTCCTGGATGCTTGCATAGATTTATTTATTGAGGGAAACAGACGAATTATCCCATTTTTTCCCAATTTATCACAAGAATTTTATAAATCCAAACAGAGTACAAGAAGCAGTGATGAGTATATTGAGTATAATCTTGAAAGCTTATTTTATGGCAGAGTTGATGAAACATATAATCAATCTGAATATAGTGATCCGTATGTTAAACGAGCATTGTATAAAGTTAATATATTTAATGATGAAGCGCTTTATACTGAATTTAAGGATATTTCAACAAAAATTTTCAGTATGATAGATGAGTGTGAAGTGAAGAATGACAAAGATGAGTAG
- the recB gene encoding exodeoxyribonuclease V subunit beta has protein sequence MTKMSSVNNFCDYSLDGINCIEASAGTGKTYTISHLYLRLIIEKGLSIDNILVVTFTNAATDELRSRIRLLITIARDMLEERCDASVQKNYAELYTYLHLLCNKDISNNYRTDKETIKEKLQLALSDIDKAHIYTIHSFCSRTLNEFAFESRSLFGSQLVENESPYIRRVVEDFYYTTIAPLGEEFVALFYQGKKDFVNWLLKLLRKLPDDPHIRILPQITFEPQELKQQLHLLTKKIETIRERFTTDFDAIKENYYKALAQKVLNGRSYKEDDIFILQEAILMLTIYTALDDEINKSINKFSISGFVSKLIGQYKEGKKAYDWHEFFKLLEECRKIIINIKIQIIAAYREFIDYSELQYTQYRERWNIISFRDILKDMQKALAQGTESPLALRVRARFKAALIDEFQDTDPLQYSIFTTIFKKEGYTLYIIGDPKQAIYSFRGADVFAYIKARKSADNIYTLHKSHRSTPSLTRAINYIFDRLQNPFIFSEIHYYPVESQIQDVDFFKNALHIWFIENNKDRSIPIGVARKIIAKNMASEILKLVKSSITINGKTLQYSDIAILVSKHTEAELVQGVLRQYGINSVLYSRHSIFATPEVWELLHVLEAILHPSSTTAIKRAMVTSLFGYCGNDIIQMEQQGSLDGIKMQCATYLNVWKSKGFIVMMQHLLHDGSIVNKKNDIDTVAKNILQYTDGERVITNILHCAEILADTERRKKLDPLTLVEWLKRAMYVAADVEDQQLRLESDANAVKIVTIHASKGLEYPIVFCPYLFNVSSLDEIFVFHDNEDDNYKTNISFKFNKNQNEEKTLLFGDDEYEQIKFIAECEQLAESLRIAYVAITRAKYKCYIGWGNINTTKKSALRYLFHFNNSTDSIANFINGIDRTSEELLKDLKTIEEQSGSVITVQCIKDEVLPVPGTVQLHQMQPQSIKTLKKSIKPGWQLTSYTSLSYKREDERSDELQAPVIITEEIKERSIFTFPAGSIPGLCIHKIFETIEFDADNKEIARAVSDILKKYNIDTMWTEVIAKMVNNVLTVPLKPKFASLSRIQSNRRRNEVEFYYPIEHLDSKRLIQLFREHSLFTLKYANALEQLSFADISGFMHGYIDMVFEHENAYYIVDWKSNLLGTSIEAYHINKLDDAVGSHLYFLQYSIYTVALHRYLKLVLGKTYNYEKNFGGVFYIFVRGVDASSGCEYGIFYHKPDATFIGKLDSLLGRVTI, from the coding sequence ATGACAAAGATGAGTAGTGTTAATAACTTTTGCGATTATTCTTTAGATGGCATAAACTGTATTGAAGCAAGTGCAGGTACCGGAAAAACCTATACCATAAGCCATCTGTACCTGCGGCTTATTATTGAAAAAGGTCTTAGTATTGACAATATTCTGGTAGTAACATTTACTAATGCTGCTACTGATGAATTGCGCTCGCGCATACGCTTGCTTATTACAATTGCTCGTGATATGCTCGAAGAACGATGTGATGCATCAGTGCAAAAGAATTATGCAGAGCTCTATACCTATCTTCATTTGTTATGCAATAAGGATATTTCCAATAACTATCGCACAGATAAAGAAACCATTAAAGAAAAATTACAGTTAGCATTAAGTGATATTGATAAAGCACATATATATACCATTCACAGTTTTTGCAGCCGCACTTTAAATGAATTTGCTTTTGAAAGCCGCTCGCTTTTTGGAAGCCAGTTAGTTGAGAATGAATCGCCATATATTAGAAGAGTGGTTGAGGATTTTTATTATACAACAATTGCTCCACTGGGCGAAGAGTTTGTAGCATTGTTTTATCAGGGAAAAAAAGATTTTGTTAACTGGCTGTTAAAGCTTTTGCGTAAATTGCCTGATGATCCCCATATACGCATATTACCGCAGATTACGTTTGAACCACAAGAATTAAAACAACAACTGCATTTGCTTACCAAAAAAATTGAAACTATCCGTGAAAGATTTACTACAGACTTTGATGCAATTAAAGAAAATTACTACAAGGCGCTGGCTCAAAAAGTGCTGAATGGCAGGTCGTATAAAGAAGATGATATATTTATACTACAAGAAGCTATACTGATGCTTACTATATATACAGCGTTAGATGATGAGATAAATAAAAGTATTAATAAGTTTTCAATTTCAGGTTTTGTTTCAAAGTTGATAGGTCAATATAAAGAAGGTAAGAAAGCGTATGACTGGCATGAGTTTTTTAAACTTTTAGAAGAATGCAGAAAGATTATTATTAATATAAAGATACAGATTATTGCTGCGTACCGTGAATTTATTGATTACAGTGAATTGCAATATACACAGTATAGAGAAAGATGGAATATTATTTCATTCAGGGATATTCTTAAAGATATGCAAAAAGCGTTAGCCCAGGGTACAGAAAGTCCACTGGCATTACGGGTACGGGCGCGCTTTAAAGCAGCACTCATTGATGAATTTCAGGATACCGACCCATTGCAGTACAGCATTTTTACAACAATATTCAAAAAAGAAGGTTACACGCTCTATATCATTGGTGATCCAAAGCAGGCCATTTATAGTTTCAGAGGAGCAGATGTATTTGCCTACATTAAGGCTAGAAAAAGTGCTGATAATATATATACATTACATAAAAGTCACCGATCAACTCCATCGCTTACCAGAGCTATCAATTATATCTTTGATCGTTTACAAAATCCTTTTATATTTAGTGAAATACACTATTATCCTGTTGAATCACAAATACAGGATGTTGATTTTTTCAAGAACGCGCTTCATATATGGTTTATTGAAAACAATAAAGATAGATCCATTCCAATTGGTGTTGCGCGCAAAATTATAGCAAAAAATATGGCCAGCGAAATTTTAAAATTAGTGAAGAGCTCCATTACAATAAATGGAAAAACACTTCAATATAGTGATATAGCAATTCTGGTGAGCAAACACACTGAAGCTGAGCTGGTGCAAGGTGTTTTGCGACAATATGGTATTAATAGTGTTTTATATAGCAGACATTCAATATTTGCCACACCTGAAGTGTGGGAATTGTTACACGTTCTTGAGGCAATACTGCATCCTTCGTCAACCACTGCAATAAAACGGGCAATGGTAACAAGTCTGTTTGGCTATTGTGGCAATGATATTATCCAGATGGAACAACAGGGATCATTGGATGGCATTAAGATGCAGTGTGCAACATACTTAAATGTGTGGAAATCAAAAGGCTTTATTGTTATGATGCAGCATCTTCTTCATGATGGTTCGATAGTTAATAAAAAAAATGATATAGATACAGTTGCAAAAAACATCTTACAGTACACTGATGGGGAAAGAGTGATAACCAATATACTGCACTGTGCTGAGATACTGGCTGATACTGAACGAAGGAAAAAACTTGATCCTTTAACTCTTGTTGAATGGCTTAAAAGGGCAATGTATGTTGCAGCGGATGTTGAAGATCAGCAATTGCGTTTAGAATCAGACGCCAATGCTGTAAAGATTGTAACCATACATGCAAGTAAAGGGTTGGAGTATCCTATAGTTTTTTGCCCTTATCTTTTTAATGTTTCTTCATTAGATGAAATATTTGTTTTTCATGATAACGAGGATGATAATTACAAAACAAATATATCGTTTAAGTTTAATAAAAATCAAAATGAGGAAAAGACTTTATTGTTTGGAGATGATGAATATGAACAAATTAAATTTATTGCAGAATGCGAACAACTTGCAGAATCATTACGAATTGCTTATGTTGCCATAACTCGTGCAAAGTATAAATGTTACATTGGATGGGGAAATATCAATACAACAAAAAAATCAGCATTGCGATATCTTTTTCATTTCAATAATAGTACGGATTCAATAGCAAACTTTATAAATGGTATTGACCGTACATCCGAAGAGTTGCTTAAAGATCTTAAAACTATTGAAGAGCAATCAGGTAGTGTCATTACAGTGCAGTGTATTAAAGACGAAGTACTGCCAGTACCTGGTACTGTGCAGTTACATCAGATGCAACCGCAATCAATTAAAACATTGAAAAAATCCATCAAACCAGGATGGCAGCTTACAAGCTATACATCACTATCGTACAAAAGAGAGGATGAAAGAAGTGATGAGTTGCAAGCTCCGGTTATTATAACAGAAGAGATAAAAGAAAGATCTATTTTTACATTTCCTGCTGGGAGCATTCCCGGTTTGTGCATTCATAAGATTTTTGAAACAATAGAATTTGATGCTGATAATAAGGAAATAGCACGGGCTGTAAGTGATATACTAAAAAAATACAACATTGATACAATGTGGACAGAAGTGATAGCAAAGATGGTTAACAATGTGCTTACTGTGCCATTGAAGCCAAAATTTGCTTCTCTATCACGTATTCAATCTAACCGGCGAAGGAATGAGGTAGAGTTCTATTACCCCATAGAGCATCTTGACAGCAAACGATTGATACAGCTTTTCAGGGAACACAGTCTTTTTACTTTGAAGTATGCTAATGCTTTAGAACAGCTATCATTTGCTGATATTAGCGGTTTTATGCATGGATATATTGATATGGTGTTTGAACATGAAAATGCCTATTACATTGTTGACTGGAAGTCAAACCTTCTTGGTACATCCATTGAAGCGTATCATATTAATAAGTTAGACGATGCTGTTGGTTCACATCTGTATTTTTTGCAATATAGTATATATACGGTTGCCCTGCATAGATATTTAAAATTAGTGCTTGGAAAAACATATAACTATGAAAAAAATTTTGGAGGTGTGTTCTATATATTTGTACGGGGTGTTGATGCTTCCAGCGGATGTGAATATGGAATTTTTTATCATAAGCCTGATGCTACCTTTATTGGTAAGCTTGATAGTTTATTAGGCAGGGTAACTATATGA
- the recD gene encoding exodeoxyribonuclease V subunit alpha, with amino-acid sequence MNVPGTTKTIHHHFADFICNKYNCHDDVLKAIIFCTSYFTASGHSCLSLETIANKTLKQIMYDENIDVDDVTFPDIDILEKYLLECDVVTQSAEKPKPLVYVDGNCYLYRYFTYENIILSFFAFAQEYSIDDETIAQCSKTIDNLQTKGITFSDEQILAQITALTNRLCVISGGPGTGKTTVIAAIVYQLLRTHPECAIALCAPTGKAASRLMQALAYFKDTYVENNRTIIFPDQSFTIHRLLGYQKDALEFYYNEKNPLPYDVIIVDECSMVDIPLVAKLIKALKFNARLILVGDKDQLSSVEAGAFFGDICWGASNYSYTDTGKELLRYCNCSIDNTMQKSNPVRDTIVILNKTFRFSADSGIATLAKAIRNNDEKAVLDVLQNNFGDVEFKEYDSLDWLYTTVQEYTKTCYSDVIGQTDIDKAFQQIANICILTPFNKGPWGVVAYNTIIEKQLKPSINDEWYHGRVVMVTANNYNLEVYNGDTGIYNGNDNMVYFKTADGFRKIHTSLLSDYMPAYSITVHKSQGSEFNHVVLILPHIDIAYNEHWKMLLTRELLYTAVTRARKHLTILGNKQIVLDMMKNPTKRTSGIRQRLWVM; translated from the coding sequence ATGAATGTGCCTGGTACTACCAAAACAATTCACCATCACTTTGCAGATTTCATCTGTAACAAATATAATTGTCACGATGATGTGCTGAAAGCAATAATATTTTGTACAAGTTATTTTACTGCTAGCGGACATAGCTGTCTTTCATTAGAAACTATCGCCAATAAAACATTAAAACAAATTATGTATGATGAAAATATTGATGTTGATGATGTAACATTTCCTGATATAGATATATTGGAAAAATATTTACTGGAATGTGATGTAGTTACACAAAGTGCGGAAAAGCCAAAGCCGCTGGTGTATGTGGATGGCAACTGTTACCTTTACCGCTACTTTACTTACGAAAATATAATTTTGAGTTTTTTTGCGTTTGCACAAGAATATAGCATTGATGATGAAACCATTGCGCAATGCAGCAAAACCATTGATAACTTGCAAACAAAAGGAATTACATTTTCTGATGAGCAGATTTTGGCACAAATAACGGCATTGACTAACCGGCTTTGTGTTATTTCAGGTGGGCCTGGTACTGGAAAAACAACTGTGATTGCAGCAATAGTATATCAACTATTACGTACTCATCCTGAGTGTGCAATAGCATTGTGTGCACCAACGGGTAAAGCAGCTTCGCGTTTAATGCAGGCCTTAGCTTATTTTAAAGACACGTATGTGGAAAACAATCGTACTATAATATTCCCCGACCAATCTTTTACCATCCATCGATTGCTTGGCTACCAGAAAGATGCGCTTGAGTTTTATTATAATGAAAAAAATCCATTGCCGTATGATGTAATTATTGTTGATGAATGTTCTATGGTTGATATACCACTGGTGGCAAAATTAATAAAGGCACTCAAATTCAATGCCCGTCTTATTTTGGTTGGTGATAAAGATCAGCTGTCATCAGTTGAGGCTGGTGCTTTTTTTGGTGATATATGTTGGGGTGCTTCTAACTATTCATATACTGATACAGGTAAGGAATTGTTACGCTATTGCAATTGCTCAATTGATAATACCATGCAAAAATCCAATCCAGTTCGTGACACAATTGTTATATTGAATAAAACATTTAGATTTAGTGCAGATAGCGGAATAGCTACATTAGCTAAAGCCATACGGAATAATGATGAAAAAGCAGTTCTTGATGTATTACAAAATAATTTTGGTGATGTTGAATTTAAGGAATATGATTCGCTTGATTGGCTGTATACAACAGTACAGGAGTATACAAAGACATGCTATTCAGATGTTATTGGACAAACAGATATTGATAAAGCCTTTCAACAGATAGCAAATATATGTATTTTAACTCCCTTTAATAAAGGCCCATGGGGTGTGGTAGCATATAATACAATTATTGAAAAGCAATTAAAGCCATCAATAAATGATGAATGGTATCATGGAAGGGTTGTTATGGTAACTGCCAATAACTATAATCTTGAAGTGTACAATGGCGATACAGGGATTTACAATGGCAATGATAATATGGTGTATTTTAAAACAGCAGATGGTTTTAGAAAAATCCATACATCACTTTTATCTGACTATATGCCTGCATATAGCATTACAGTACATAAAAGTCAGGGTTCGGAATTTAATCATGTGGTATTAATTTTGCCCCATATTGATATTGCCTACAATGAGCACTGGAAGATGCTGTTAACACGGGAACTTTTATATACTGCTGTTACACGAGCAAGAAAGCATTTGACCATACTTGGCAATAAGCAAATTGTGTTAGATATGATGAAAAATCCTACAAAACGTACATCGGGAATTCGACAGCGATTATGGGTGATGTAG